One genomic window of Halovivax cerinus includes the following:
- a CDS encoding trimeric intracellular cation channel family protein has translation MSQDLVTVLFGDPFAVMNTIGLVAFAFVGASKAIREEFDLFGITIVGLTMAFAGGATRDLFVMRVPLALQSPVEIALGILGVGLAIALRVVLASPDTHPITLVADAIGLAAFATTGAIVATGAGVSAFGVVAIATINAAGGGAAADILLDRAPFILFEDFYASCAVLGGTAYLLAGALGVADGTAAGACAAVTVGTRLVAVTRGWHLPSVQELGLFER, from the coding sequence GTGAGCCAGGACCTCGTCACCGTCCTGTTCGGCGATCCGTTCGCCGTCATGAACACGATCGGGCTGGTCGCGTTCGCCTTCGTCGGTGCGTCGAAGGCGATCCGCGAGGAGTTCGACCTCTTCGGCATCACGATCGTCGGTCTGACGATGGCGTTCGCCGGCGGTGCGACGCGGGACCTCTTCGTGATGCGCGTGCCCCTCGCGCTCCAGTCGCCGGTCGAGATCGCCCTCGGCATCCTGGGGGTCGGACTGGCGATCGCGCTTCGCGTCGTCCTCGCCTCGCCGGACACCCACCCGATCACGCTCGTCGCCGACGCCATCGGCCTCGCCGCCTTCGCGACCACCGGCGCCATCGTCGCGACCGGGGCGGGCGTCTCGGCGTTCGGCGTCGTCGCGATCGCGACGATCAACGCGGCCGGTGGCGGCGCCGCCGCGGACATCCTCCTCGATCGCGCCCCCTTCATCCTCTTCGAGGACTTCTACGCGAGCTGTGCGGTCCTCGGCGGGACGGCGTACCTGCTCGCCGGGGCCCTCGGCGTTGCAGACGGAACCGCTGCCGGCGCCTGTGCGGCCGTCACCGTCGGAACTCGACTCGTCGCCGTCACGCGCGGCTGGCACCTGCCGTCGGTGCAGGAACTGGGGCTGTTCGAGCGGTGA
- a CDS encoding MFS transporter yields MSDTADLRQGIREHLGQFSLHVLLVFATGLTIGSERTVVPVLGEEVLGVESFLVIGSFVVSFGIVKSILNLYAGKWGEEYGRKPVLVAGWATALPLPLILVFAPSWGWITVGNILLGINQALTWSMAINAKIDLAGPEQRGLAVGIDESFGYTGVAVGAWLTGVIAGQWSLRPEPFYFLAVVVVLAFLISIFLIKETVQYAQAEGDDDHHDANLPFDEVVKRATYGDRTLFAAAQAGHIENFVDTLFWIAVPLYLTSEGLPIAAVGLVVGVHSAMYFLQIVTGGLADRIGRRPPVIWGMFLAGGGVLGMVLVEGSLPWAVLAAASGLGMALLYPNLMTVPSDAAHPTWRSAGMGVYRMWRDSGYAVGAILIGLSMEFVNAEAAFYLTAILMFISGAVVYIWMEETHPDFGTHEPPAPATEQVTGSVTQD; encoded by the coding sequence ATGAGTGACACAGCCGACCTTAGACAGGGAATTCGCGAACACCTCGGACAGTTCTCGCTACACGTCCTGCTGGTGTTCGCGACCGGATTGACCATCGGGTCCGAACGAACCGTCGTCCCCGTTCTGGGAGAGGAGGTTCTCGGCGTCGAGTCGTTCCTCGTCATCGGTTCGTTCGTCGTCTCGTTCGGGATCGTGAAGTCGATCCTCAACCTCTACGCTGGCAAATGGGGTGAGGAGTACGGCCGTAAGCCAGTTCTCGTCGCCGGGTGGGCGACGGCGCTCCCGTTGCCGCTCATTCTCGTCTTCGCTCCCAGCTGGGGCTGGATCACGGTCGGGAACATCCTGCTGGGTATCAACCAGGCGTTGACGTGGAGTATGGCGATCAACGCGAAGATCGATCTCGCCGGACCCGAGCAGCGTGGCCTTGCGGTGGGCATCGACGAGTCGTTCGGATACACTGGTGTCGCAGTCGGTGCGTGGCTCACTGGCGTCATCGCTGGGCAGTGGAGTCTCCGTCCCGAGCCGTTCTACTTCCTCGCGGTCGTCGTCGTGCTGGCATTCCTCATTTCGATCTTCCTGATCAAAGAGACCGTCCAGTACGCCCAGGCCGAAGGTGACGACGATCACCACGACGCGAACCTCCCGTTCGACGAGGTGGTGAAGCGAGCGACCTACGGCGACCGAACCCTGTTCGCGGCCGCGCAGGCTGGCCACATCGAGAACTTCGTGGACACGCTGTTCTGGATCGCCGTGCCGCTGTACCTGACGAGCGAGGGGCTCCCGATCGCCGCCGTCGGACTCGTCGTCGGCGTCCACAGCGCGATGTACTTCCTCCAGATCGTGACCGGCGGACTCGCGGACCGCATCGGCCGGCGCCCGCCGGTCATCTGGGGCATGTTCCTCGCGGGCGGGGGCGTCCTCGGGATGGTGCTCGTCGAGGGCTCCCTCCCGTGGGCCGTTCTGGCTGCCGCCTCCGGGCTGGGTATGGCGCTCCTGTATCCCAACCTGATGACCGTCCCCAGCGACGCGGCTCACCCGACGTGGCGGTCCGCGGGTATGGGCGTCTACCGGATGTGGCGCGATTCCGGCTACGCCGTCGGCGCGATCCTGATCGGGCTCTCGATGGAGTTCGTGAACGCCGAAGCCGCATTCTACCTGACTGCGATTCTGATGTTCATCTCTGGCGCAGTCGTGTACATCTGGATGGAAGAGACCCACCCGGACTTCGGCACGCACGAGCCGCCAGCACCCGCGACCGAGCAGGTGACCGGATCGGTCACGCAGGACTGA
- a CDS encoding helix-turn-helix domain-containing protein — MSLYEASIRVKHECPYRAISERHPDLTIREWPLSDCQVLELTAEGTPTDALLDEIDQLGTVLHESADDDGYHVVTQSCLCSLEESIVDRFEAHNCLYQSPTIYRQGWEHYTLVAFDSEDVRALLGDLRSDREIELLSKTSISETQIPHSMLAPASHLFEDLTDRQLAALQFALESGYYEQPRGTSLRELADRTAVARSTYEEHLRKAENKLLTNAGKFLRLVTATSTGNPLGVDRSRKAERAAD, encoded by the coding sequence ATGAGCCTGTACGAAGCCTCGATCCGGGTCAAACACGAGTGCCCGTATCGGGCGATTTCCGAACGGCATCCGGACCTGACGATCCGCGAGTGGCCGCTCTCCGACTGCCAGGTGCTCGAACTCACCGCGGAGGGAACGCCGACAGACGCGCTACTCGACGAGATCGACCAGCTCGGAACCGTGCTACACGAATCCGCGGACGACGACGGCTATCACGTCGTCACGCAGTCGTGTCTCTGCTCGCTCGAGGAGTCCATCGTCGACCGGTTCGAGGCGCACAACTGCCTGTACCAGTCGCCGACGATCTACCGCCAGGGCTGGGAACACTACACGCTGGTCGCCTTCGATAGCGAAGACGTTCGGGCGCTGCTTGGCGATTTGCGCAGCGACAGAGAGATCGAACTCCTCTCGAAGACCTCGATTTCGGAGACACAGATCCCCCACAGCATGCTGGCCCCGGCGAGTCACCTGTTCGAGGACCTCACGGACCGCCAGCTCGCGGCGCTCCAGTTCGCGCTGGAGAGCGGCTACTACGAACAGCCGCGGGGGACCTCCCTCCGGGAACTGGCCGACAGGACGGCCGTCGCTCGCTCGACGTACGAAGAGCACCTCCGAAAGGCCGAGAACAAACTGCTCACGAACGCGGGGAAGTTCTTGCGCCTCGTCACGGCGACGTCGACGGGTAACCCGCTGGGCGTCGACCGCTCCCGAAAGGCCGAACGAGCCGCCGACTAG